A genomic stretch from Telopea speciosissima isolate NSW1024214 ecotype Mountain lineage chromosome 7, Tspe_v1, whole genome shotgun sequence includes:
- the LOC122667022 gene encoding dof zinc finger protein DOF3.1-like, producing the protein MQDPSTFQQLKPHFAEQEHLKCPRCDSTNTKFCYYNNYNLSQPRHFCKNCRRYWTKGGTLRNIPVGGGSRKNSKRSSNPKRSSSSTTSCSSSSTSASSANILPKPEPSSIYGSSVNNMDQDRRMLDITGSFSSLLASNGQFGNLLEGMNPNASNIRTVQFGEFAENSSSGSIGNPTLELQSNNNQEAFLGIQGGGDSSCWNGGNGWPDLAIYTPGSNFQ; encoded by the coding sequence ATGCAAGATCCGTCGACGTTTCAACAGTTAAAACCTCATTTTGCAGAGCAAGAACACCTCAAGTGTCCTCGTTGTGATTCAACAAACACCAAATTCTGTTACTACAATAATTACAATCTTTCTCAACCACGCCATTTCTGTAAGAATTGCAGACGTTATTGGACTAAAGGAGGTACCCTTCGAAACATACCAGTGGGCGGTGGAAGTCGAAAGAACTCAAAACGATCATCGAATCCAAAGCGTTCTTCATCATCTActacttcttgttcttcttcatcaacatCAGCTTCATCGGCCAATATACTTCCGAAGCCTGAACCTTCAAGTATCTACGGCTCATCGGTTAACAATATGGATCAAGATCGTCGGATGCTAGATATTACAGGAAGTTTCAGTTCTCTTCTGGCTTCGAATGGTCAGTTTGGGAATCTATTAGAAGGTATGAATCCAAATGCTTCAAACATTCGAACAGTTCAATTTGGAGAATTTGCTGAGAATTCAAGTTCAGGATCAATTGGGAATCCTACATTAGAGTTGCAGAGCAACAATAACCAGGAGGCATTTTTGGGCATTCAAGGTGGTGGTGATTCAAGTTGCTGGAATGGTGGAAATGGATGGCCTGATCTCGCCATTTACACACCAGGTTCGAACTTTCAATGA